One genomic segment of Rivularia sp. PCC 7116 includes these proteins:
- a CDS encoding histidinol-phosphate transaminase encodes MLPFLRNDLVELAAYKPQLGIGVASQISPAPTQSDKLDTNESPYDLPIALKEKLAWTYKELIKTNRYPDGGHSLLKQAISEYINESANLSSNVFVSNNISLGNGSDELIRSILISTCLGGNGSVLVAQPTFSMYGILAQALGIPVVSVPRNSENFEIDLQAASEAIAKTQKPPIRTVFVVHPNSPTANCLTTAELEWLRSLPQDILVVIDEAYFEFSQNTLASELSQHPNWIILRTFSKGFRLAAMRVGYSISHPEVTAILEKVRLPYNLPSFSIAAALIAIQNRSLLLECVSQTNNERLKLIKNLSQYSEFEIFESAANFVFLRLKTQLGEEKNTALTNLHKELKSSGTLIRLTGGGLRITVGSPSENVRTLERFQKAYNNLEL; translated from the coding sequence ATGCTTCCTTTCCTACGCAACGATCTAGTCGAATTAGCAGCTTATAAACCCCAACTCGGAATTGGTGTAGCTTCTCAAATATCACCAGCCCCAACACAGTCAGACAAACTTGATACGAATGAAAGTCCTTATGATTTACCTATTGCTTTGAAGGAAAAGTTAGCCTGGACTTATAAAGAATTAATCAAAACTAATCGTTACCCAGATGGAGGACATTCTTTACTTAAGCAAGCTATTAGTGAATATATTAATGAATCGGCTAACCTTTCTTCCAATGTTTTTGTAAGTAATAATATCTCCCTGGGAAATGGTTCCGATGAACTAATCCGTTCAATCCTAATCTCCACCTGTTTGGGAGGTAATGGTTCGGTGTTAGTGGCTCAACCAACCTTTTCAATGTATGGAATTTTGGCTCAGGCTTTAGGAATACCTGTAGTCTCAGTACCTAGAAATTCAGAAAATTTTGAAATTGATTTACAAGCAGCTTCGGAAGCTATAGCAAAAACTCAAAAACCGCCTATCAGAACAGTTTTTGTTGTTCACCCAAATTCTCCTACGGCTAATTGCTTAACAACGGCAGAGCTAGAATGGTTAAGAAGTTTACCACAAGATATTTTAGTTGTAATTGATGAAGCGTATTTTGAATTCAGCCAAAATACCTTAGCAAGTGAACTCTCTCAACATCCTAATTGGATTATATTACGCACATTCTCTAAAGGCTTTCGCTTGGCTGCAATGCGTGTAGGCTACTCTATTTCTCATCCAGAAGTCACTGCTATCCTGGAAAAGGTTCGCTTACCATACAATCTTCCTAGTTTTTCAATAGCAGCTGCATTAATAGCTATTCAAAACCGCTCGCTTTTGCTTGAGTGTGTTTCTCAAACAAACAACGAGCGTTTAAAATTAATTAAAAATTTATCTCAATATTCAGAATTTGAAATATTTGAAAGTGCCGCTAATTTTGTTTTTCTACGCTTAAAAACGCAGTTGGGTGAAGAAAAAAATACTGCCTTAACAAATCTTCATAAAGAACTCAAAAGCTCGGGCACTTTAATACGGTTAACCGGTGGCGGATTAAGAATTACTGTAGGCTCTCCATCGGAAAACGTCCGTACTTTAGAGAGATTCCAAAAAGCTTATAACAATCTAGAATTATAG